From the Rhodothalassiaceae bacterium genome, one window contains:
- a CDS encoding type I-E CRISPR-associated endoribonuclease Cas2: protein MPMTVVVTRDVPDRMRGFLASCMLEIAPGVYTQPRMSTGVRARVWSVLEDWHTELRQGAVVMTWPDADEPCGQAIRTLGVPPRRLVEIDGLVVAARGPAGEQLPEDSEG from the coding sequence ATGCCGATGACCGTGGTGGTGACGCGTGACGTGCCGGATCGCATGCGGGGCTTTCTGGCCAGCTGCATGCTCGAGATCGCGCCGGGCGTCTACACGCAGCCGCGCATGAGCACCGGGGTGCGCGCGCGCGTCTGGTCCGTGCTCGAGGATTGGCACACCGAGCTGCGCCAGGGCGCGGTGGTGATGACCTGGCCTGATGCGGACGAACCCTGTGGACAGGCGATCCGCACGCTCGGCGTGCCGCCCCGGCGGCTCGTGGAGATCGACGGCCTCGTCGTGGCGGCCCGCGGACCCGCGGGGGAACAACTTCCGGAAGATTCCGAGGGCTGA
- the cas1 gene encoding CRISPR-associated endonuclease Cas1, with protein sequence MLKGRLGLETARIPHADRHGLVWLARGTLMVEDGTLRFVTAGADGLPPGDHAIPFQMVSLILLGPGSSVTHDALRLCARHGTGLAAVGEDGVRLYTAPPLLPDRSDLARRQARAWADAEGARLAIARRMYAWRLGEVLPHQSIDVLRGIEGARMKQTYALLARRYGVRWRGRRYDRAHPEAADLPNQAINHAATAVEAAAAIAVAATATIPQLGFIHEDSGISFVLDIADLFRDMITLPAAFEAAREAERRTGDTIERLARRATGRLLREKRVIPAMIDRIKELFDADDRGGDA encoded by the coding sequence ATGCTGAAGGGCCGTCTGGGACTCGAGACCGCCCGCATTCCGCATGCGGACCGCCACGGGCTCGTATGGCTGGCCCGCGGCACCTTGATGGTCGAGGACGGCACGCTGCGCTTCGTCACCGCCGGAGCGGACGGCCTGCCCCCGGGCGACCATGCCATTCCGTTCCAGATGGTCTCGCTCATCCTGCTGGGGCCGGGATCGAGCGTCACCCACGACGCGCTGCGCCTGTGCGCCCGCCACGGCACGGGGCTGGCGGCGGTGGGCGAGGACGGCGTGCGGCTCTACACCGCGCCGCCGCTGCTGCCGGATCGCTCCGATCTCGCCCGGCGGCAGGCGCGCGCCTGGGCGGACGCGGAAGGTGCGCGGCTTGCCATCGCGCGGCGGATGTACGCCTGGCGCCTGGGCGAGGTGCTGCCGCATCAGAGCATCGACGTGCTGCGCGGCATCGAAGGGGCGCGCATGAAGCAGACCTACGCCCTGCTCGCCCGCCGCTACGGGGTGCGCTGGCGCGGACGCCGCTACGACCGGGCGCATCCCGAGGCGGCGGACCTGCCCAACCAGGCCATCAACCACGCGGCCACCGCGGTGGAGGCGGCGGCCGCCATCGCCGTGGCCGCCACCGCGACCATCCCCCAGCTCGGCTTCATCCACGAGGATTCGGGCATATCCTTCGTGCTGGATATCGCCGATCTCTTCCGCGACATGATCACCCTGCCGGCGGCCTTCGAGGCGGCGCGCGAGGCCGAGCGGCGCACGGGCGACACGATCGAGCGCCTGGCCCGCCGCGCCACGGGCAGGCTGCTGCGGGAAAAGCGGGTGATCCCCGCGATGATCGACCGCATCAAGGAGCTTTTCGATGCCGATGACCGTGGTGGTGACGCGTGA
- a CDS encoding type I-E CRISPR-associated protein Cas5/CasD: MRALILRLEAPLMAFGDVMVDAIGRTARYPAASMLTGLLANALGWDQGAFDRHDRLQQRLRFAARRDRDGRILEDYQTVDLGQPFMTGPGWTTTGSPQKREGGPAAKGTHIRRREYLEDACVTVALALDPPDEDPDLDALATALRAPRRPLFIGRKPCLPSAPLLLGAAEGAGLLDILARVPPAEGPRPAGAGAGKMFAIWPPEEEGGRNPRPVIVHDRRDWRNQIHVGERLMLEDEVEITLPEEGR, translated from the coding sequence ATGCGCGCGCTGATCCTGCGGCTGGAGGCGCCGCTCATGGCCTTCGGCGACGTCATGGTGGACGCCATCGGGCGCACCGCCCGCTACCCCGCGGCATCCATGCTGACGGGTCTGCTGGCCAACGCCCTCGGCTGGGACCAGGGCGCCTTCGACCGCCACGACAGGCTGCAGCAGCGCCTGCGCTTCGCCGCCCGGCGCGACCGTGACGGCCGGATCCTCGAGGACTATCAGACCGTGGATCTCGGTCAGCCCTTCATGACCGGGCCAGGCTGGACGACGACGGGCAGCCCGCAAAAGCGCGAGGGCGGGCCTGCGGCCAAGGGCACCCACATCCGCCGGCGCGAGTATCTGGAAGATGCGTGTGTCACGGTCGCGCTCGCCCTCGATCCCCCCGACGAGGATCCCGATCTCGATGCGCTCGCCACGGCCCTGAGGGCGCCGCGCCGGCCGCTGTTCATCGGCCGCAAGCCCTGCCTGCCCTCGGCTCCCCTCCTGCTCGGGGCCGCTGAAGGCGCGGGGCTTCTGGACATCCTGGCCCGCGTGCCGCCGGCCGAAGGCCCGCGCCCGGCAGGCGCCGGCGCGGGCAAAATGTTCGCCATCTGGCCGCCGGAGGAAGAGGGCGGCCGCAATCCGCGGCCCGTGATCGTCCACGACCGGCGCGACTGGCGCAATCAGATTCATGTCGGCGAACGGCTCATGCTGGAGGACGAGGTGGAGATCACGCTGCCGGAGGAGGGACGATGA
- a CDS encoding type I-E CRISPR-associated protein Cas7/Cse4/CasC, with translation MQNTEPARFLQMHWLTGYPAALINRDDAGYAKRITFGGSVRTRISSQCLKRHWRTADGPWALSRVGLDMAIRSRETLERCIVHPLVDEGLDEALVRAALKAFRDAIFQKSEKARAKGEKETFETEQVTVLGKPEVDYLRSEVAEVVRAAADEKDAAARAAERVKAIRANINALRAGAGLDAAMFGRMVTSDVLARKNAAVHVAHAFTVHAEEAESDYFTAVDDLITGVEESGSGHLGQTELTSGLYYGYLVVDMPTLVANIEGCAPENWLDADQDAARKAVTHLLHLAATVSPGAKLGSTAPHAMAEFVLLEVGARQPRTLANAFRAAVRPEEAADVRDAAIARLRAHVEGIDAMYGRGERRWQADAGVVGEALPGARRLTFPEAVEAAVAALGTVGES, from the coding sequence ATGCAGAACACCGAACCCGCCCGCTTTCTTCAGATGCACTGGCTGACCGGCTATCCGGCCGCGCTCATCAATCGCGACGACGCGGGCTATGCCAAGCGCATCACCTTCGGAGGCAGCGTGCGCACGCGCATCTCCTCGCAGTGCCTGAAGCGCCACTGGCGCACCGCCGACGGCCCCTGGGCCCTCTCGCGCGTCGGGCTCGACATGGCGATCCGTTCGCGCGAGACGCTCGAGCGCTGCATCGTCCACCCCCTCGTGGACGAGGGGCTGGACGAGGCTCTGGTGCGCGCGGCGCTGAAGGCGTTCCGGGATGCCATCTTCCAGAAGAGTGAAAAGGCTAGGGCCAAGGGCGAGAAGGAGACCTTCGAGACCGAGCAGGTGACCGTGCTCGGCAAGCCCGAGGTCGACTATCTGCGCAGCGAGGTCGCCGAAGTGGTGCGCGCGGCCGCCGACGAGAAGGACGCCGCTGCGCGGGCCGCGGAGCGGGTCAAGGCGATCCGCGCCAACATCAACGCCCTGCGCGCGGGCGCCGGGCTGGACGCGGCGATGTTCGGGCGCATGGTGACCTCCGACGTGCTCGCGCGCAAGAATGCGGCGGTCCATGTGGCCCATGCCTTCACGGTCCATGCGGAGGAGGCGGAATCCGACTACTTTACGGCCGTCGACGACCTGATCACCGGCGTCGAGGAGTCGGGCAGCGGCCATCTCGGGCAGACGGAGCTCACCAGCGGTCTCTACTACGGCTATCTCGTCGTCGACATGCCCACCCTCGTCGCGAACATCGAGGGATGCGCGCCCGAGAACTGGCTGGACGCGGACCAGGACGCCGCGCGCAAGGCGGTGACCCATCTGCTGCATCTCGCGGCCACCGTCTCGCCCGGGGCCAAGCTCGGATCGACGGCGCCCCACGCCATGGCGGAGTTCGTGCTGCTCGAGGTCGGCGCGCGTCAGCCGCGCACGCTGGCCAACGCCTTCCGCGCCGCGGTCCGGCCCGAGGAGGCCGCAGATGTCCGCGACGCGGCGATCGCGCGCCTGCGGGCGCATGTCGAGGGGATCGACGCCATGTATGGCCGCGGCGAGCGGCGTTGGCAGGCCGATGCCGGGGTGGTCGGCGAGGCGCTGCCGGGCGCCCGGCGGCTGACGTTTCCCGAGGCCGTGGAAGCGGCGGTCGCGGCATTGGGGACGGTCGGAGAATCGTGA
- a CDS encoding CRISPR-associated helicase/endonuclease Cas3: protein MEPPIAAPWGKIARDEQSGCVEAWHPLVHHCLDVAAVMEALLTRTLLGARLAALAGVDALTPGWIRRLGWLAYLHDIGKLNPGFQARANGGGRSGHVAEGLALFRTGDLAETARGAMSADKMLCWFDNENERCAALGHLLVASIAHHGRPLPLDRLDSNAEWVWSLSAHHDELATQLCKYLEGGLTAIEPPLEGEPRLKIGPRFTHAFAGLVMLADWIGSDRRFFPYSKSLEEDRWPFARRQAVRALNEIGLLVDPWRRRCPERSWLAAIGIDTPRPMQEAVENLEIPDGPSVVLIESDTGSGKTEAAIAHFLHLFRRGLVDSLYFALPTRAAAVQMHGRVQGAMRRALGRDAPPVLLAVPGYLPAQPDAEGTGVRPLPDEGVLFSDNPHDAPGSRLWAAERPKRYLSATVAVGTVDQALLGALTVRHAHLRAAALSRSLLVVDEVHASDPYMCSLLHGLLDLLVCAGGHVLLMSATLGSSTRRVLLPEQADASPETEERRPYPLLTVWSRGGIARISCRGHAPDRHVAIELVPAIGEDAVDDVARRAVEAARQGARVLVIRNTVALAIATQLAVEGALGGDSGLLFRCNGVPAPHHGRFARGDRRRLDAAVEAVFGKRAAREAGCVLVATQTVEQSLDIDADLLITDICPMDVLIQRLGRLHRHARPRRPAGFETPRALVLVWPQRDLTPLLERPRGGFGIDRDGNPRAYPDMRVIEATWRLLEANPRLVLPAMSRRLVEGATRCERLDAIVEENAGPWAEHARRIVGIRAAQRAHAQLNCIGWGSWYGSTAFPDSCAIATRLGAADRVVVLPRGLASPFGGEDLDVLTVPHWLLKGGAAEAEPEVVADSPLRLRLGDVLLRYDRLGLRREEAERA, encoded by the coding sequence GTGGAACCGCCGATTGCGGCCCCTTGGGGCAAGATCGCGCGCGACGAGCAGTCCGGGTGTGTCGAAGCCTGGCACCCGCTTGTCCACCACTGTCTCGACGTCGCCGCCGTGATGGAGGCCCTGCTCACACGGACGCTTCTCGGCGCGCGCCTGGCCGCGCTGGCGGGTGTCGATGCCCTGACCCCGGGCTGGATCCGCCGGCTCGGCTGGCTCGCCTATCTCCACGACATCGGCAAGCTCAACCCGGGCTTTCAGGCGCGCGCCAACGGCGGGGGGCGGAGCGGCCATGTCGCCGAGGGCCTGGCCCTGTTCCGGACGGGCGATCTCGCCGAGACGGCCAGAGGCGCGATGTCCGCCGACAAGATGCTTTGCTGGTTCGACAATGAGAACGAAAGGTGCGCCGCTCTCGGCCACCTCCTGGTCGCCAGCATCGCGCATCACGGCCGGCCGCTGCCGCTCGACCGCCTCGACAGCAACGCGGAGTGGGTGTGGTCCCTATCTGCCCACCACGACGAACTTGCGACACAGCTCTGCAAATATCTCGAGGGCGGGCTCACCGCCATCGAGCCGCCCCTTGAAGGCGAGCCCCGCCTCAAGATCGGGCCGCGGTTCACCCATGCCTTTGCCGGCCTCGTGATGCTTGCGGACTGGATCGGCTCCGACCGACGCTTCTTTCCCTATTCCAAGAGTCTCGAGGAGGACCGCTGGCCCTTCGCACGCAGGCAGGCGGTTCGCGCCCTCAACGAGATCGGGCTTCTGGTCGATCCGTGGCGCCGACGCTGTCCTGAACGGAGCTGGCTTGCCGCGATCGGGATCGACACGCCGCGGCCTATGCAGGAAGCTGTGGAAAATCTCGAGATCCCGGACGGTCCCAGCGTCGTCCTCATCGAGTCGGATACGGGTTCGGGCAAGACCGAGGCGGCCATCGCCCATTTTCTTCACCTGTTCAGACGGGGGCTGGTGGACAGCCTGTATTTCGCGCTGCCGACGCGTGCGGCCGCCGTGCAGATGCATGGACGGGTGCAAGGGGCGATGCGGCGTGCACTGGGGCGGGACGCGCCGCCCGTGCTGCTTGCGGTGCCGGGCTATCTGCCCGCCCAGCCCGACGCGGAGGGCACGGGCGTGCGTCCGCTTCCCGATGAAGGCGTGCTGTTTTCCGACAATCCGCATGATGCGCCGGGCAGCCGCCTGTGGGCGGCGGAGCGCCCCAAGCGCTATCTTTCCGCAACGGTGGCCGTCGGGACCGTCGACCAGGCGCTGCTCGGCGCGCTGACGGTTCGCCACGCGCATCTGCGTGCGGCCGCGCTCAGCCGCTCGCTTCTGGTGGTCGACGAGGTCCACGCGTCCGATCCCTACATGTGCAGCCTGCTCCACGGCCTCCTCGATCTTCTCGTATGCGCCGGCGGGCACGTGCTCCTGATGTCGGCCACGCTCGGCAGCTCGACCCGCAGGGTCCTGCTGCCCGAGCAAGCCGACGCCAGTCCGGAAACGGAAGAGCGCCGTCCCTATCCGCTGCTCACGGTCTGGTCGCGCGGCGGGATCGCGCGGATTTCCTGCAGAGGACATGCGCCGGATCGCCACGTCGCCATCGAGCTCGTCCCGGCGATCGGCGAAGACGCGGTGGACGATGTGGCCCGGCGCGCGGTGGAGGCGGCGCGGCAGGGTGCGCGCGTGCTCGTCATCCGCAACACCGTGGCGCTTGCCATCGCGACGCAGCTGGCGGTCGAAGGCGCGCTCGGCGGGGACAGCGGGCTGCTGTTTCGATGCAACGGCGTGCCGGCGCCGCATCACGGCCGTTTCGCCCGCGGCGATCGCCGGCGTCTCGACGCGGCGGTGGAGGCGGTCTTCGGCAAGCGGGCCGCACGCGAAGCGGGCTGCGTGCTCGTCGCCACGCAGACGGTGGAGCAGTCGCTCGACATCGATGCCGATCTTCTGATCACCGACATCTGCCCGATGGACGTGCTCATCCAGCGCCTCGGGCGGCTGCACCGGCATGCCCGGCCCCGCCGCCCGGCCGGCTTCGAGACGCCGCGCGCGCTCGTCCTCGTGTGGCCGCAGCGGGATCTGACGCCGCTTCTCGAACGGCCCCGCGGCGGCTTCGGGATCGACCGCGACGGCAATCCCCGCGCCTATCCGGACATGCGGGTGATCGAGGCGACCTGGCGTTTGCTCGAGGCCAATCCCCGGCTGGTGCTGCCTGCCATGAGCAGACGGCTCGTCGAAGGTGCGACACGGTGTGAGCGGCTCGATGCGATCGTGGAGGAGAATGCCGGCCCGTGGGCGGAGCATGCGCGCCGGATCGTCGGCATCCGGGCGGCGCAGCGGGCTCACGCGCAGCTCAACTGCATAGGCTGGGGCAGCTGGTATGGCTCGACGGCTTTTCCGGACAGCTGCGCCATCGCGACGCGACTCGGGGCCGCCGACCGGGTCGTCGTGCTGCCGCGCGGGCTCGCAAGTCCCTTCGGCGGCGAGGATCTGGACGTGCTCACCGTGCCGCATTGGCTGCTGAAGGGTGGCGCGGCGGAAGCCGAGCCCGAGGTGGTGGCCGATTCGCCGCTGCGGCTGCGTCTTGGCGATGTGCTGCTGCGCTACGATCGCCTGGGTCTGCGGCGGGAAGAGGCGGAGCGGGCGTAG